From Amycolatopsis sp. YIM 10, the proteins below share one genomic window:
- a CDS encoding lasso RiPP family leader peptide-containing protein encodes MIDENTVYEPPAMTSVGEFDEVTLGGGGRGYEYNKQCLIFC; translated from the coding sequence ATGATCGACGAAAACACGGTTTACGAGCCGCCCGCGATGACGTCCGTCGGTGAGTTCGACGAGGTCACCCTCGGTGGCGGCGGCCGGGGATACGAGTACAACAAGCAGTGCCTGATCTTCTGCTGA
- a CDS encoding lasso RiPP family leader peptide-containing protein, which produces MAESPPSEKELVFVNNESTVFEAPALIEVGDFDKVTLGSRGWGFEPGVRCLIWCD; this is translated from the coding sequence GTGGCGGAAAGCCCGCCAAGCGAGAAGGAGCTGGTTTTCGTGAACAACGAGTCCACTGTGTTCGAGGCGCCGGCGCTGATCGAGGTCGGCGATTTCGACAAGGTGACCCTCGGTTCGCGCGGCTGGGGTTTCGAGCCCGGCGTGCGCTGCCTCATCTGGTGCGACTGA